The Chrysemys picta bellii isolate R12L10 chromosome 12, ASM1138683v2, whole genome shotgun sequence genome has a segment encoding these proteins:
- the SSTR2 gene encoding somatostatin receptor type 2 produces MDLAYELPNVTEFWFSSASQFDNFSTEMSANASQNTTGQHFDLTSNAILTFIYFGVCIIGLCGNTLVIYVILRYAKMKTITNIYILNLAIADELFMLGLPFLAMQVALVHWPFGRAICRIVMTVDGINQFTSIFCLTVMSIDRYLAVVHPIKSAKWRRPRTAKMINVAVWGVSLLVIMPIMIYAGIQNTHGRSSCTIIWPGKSSAWYTGFIIYTFILGFLVPLTIICLCYLFIIIKVKSSGIRVGSSKRKKSEKKVTRMVSIVVAVFIFCWLPFYIFNVSSVSVFITPTPFLKGMFDFVVVLTYANSCANPILYAFLSDNFKKSFQNVLCLVKVSGMDDADRSDSKQDKSRLNETTETQRTLLNGDLQTSI; encoded by the coding sequence ATGGATCTGGCTTACGAGCTGCCCAATGTCACTGAGTTCTGGTTCTCCTCGGCCTCCCAGTTCGACAACTTCTCCACGGAGATGTCGGCCAACGCCTCCCAGAACACTACGGGCCAGCATTTTGACCTGACCAGCAACGCCATCCTTACCTTCATCTACTTTGGGGTGTGCATCATAGGCCTGTGCGGCAACACCCTGGTGATCTACGTCATCCTCCGCTATGCCAAGATGAAGACCATCACCAACATCTACATCCTGAACCTGGCTATCGCAGATGAGCTCTTCATGCTGGGGCTGCCATTCCTGGCCATGCAGGTGGCTCTGGTCCACTGGCCCTTCGGCAGAGCCATCTGCCGGATTGTCATGACGGTGGATGGGATCAACCAGTTCACCAGCATCTTCTGCCTGACCGTCATGAGCATCGACAGGTATCTGGCTGTGGTCCACCCCATCAAATCCGCCAAGTGGAGAAGGCCCAGAACAGCCAAGATGATTAACGTGGCCGTGTGGGGCGTTTCCCTTCTGGTCATTATGCCCATCATGATTTATGCCGGGATCCAAAACACCCATGGAAGGAGTAGCTGCACCATCATCTGGCCAGGCAAGTCCAGCGCGTGGTACACAGGGTTCATCATCTATACCTTCATTCTGGGCTTCCTGGTGCCCCTCACCATTATCTGCCTTTGCTACTTGTTCATCATTATCAAAGTCAAGTCCTCTGGGATCAGAGTGGGCTCCTCCAAGAGAAAAAAGTCAGAGAAGAAAGTCACCAGGATGGTCTCCATTGTAGTGGCAGTCTTCATCTTCTGCTGGCTTCCCTTCTACATATTTAACGTCTCCTCCGTCTCTGTCTTCATCACCCCCACGCCCTTCCTCAAGGGTATGTTCGATTTCGTCGTGGTCCTCACCTATGCCAACAGCTGTGCCAACCCCATCCTCTACGCCTTTTTGTCCGACAACTTCAAGAAGAGCTTTCAGAACGTTCTCTGCCTGGTGAAGGTCAGTGGCATGGATGATGCGGACAGGAGCGACAGCAAGCAGGACAAATCCAGGCTAAATGAGACCACGGAAACTCAAAGGACTCTGCTCAATGGTGACCTTCAGACAAGCATCTGA